The Epilithonimonas zeae genome contains a region encoding:
- the gpmI gene encoding 2,3-bisphosphoglycerate-independent phosphoglycerate mutase, protein MSKKAILAILDGWGIGLNDSVSALAQAKTPFIDSALKNFPNTTLEASGLAVGLPAGQMGNSEVGHMNLGAGRVVYQNLVKLNMAVENGSLGKEPVIQAAFEYAKANNKKVHFIGLVSNGGVHSHINHLKGLLTAAHEFGFKDNVFVHAFTDGRDCDPKSGKGFIEDLLNHMKSTTGKLASVIGRYYAMDRDKRWERVKLAYDVMVNGVGKESKDLVQAIQDSYNADVTDEFIQPIVAVQNHFPIAKIEDHDVVISFNFRTDRGREITEVLSQQDFPEYGMKKLDLYYVTLTNYDKTFQNVRVVFDENVLQKTMGEVLEAAGKSQIRIAETEKYPHVTFFFSGGREAEFVQERRLLCPSPKDVATYDLKPEMSAYDITNAIVPELQKESADFVVLNFANTDMVGHTGVFSAAVKAAEVVDSCIQKVAETAYEHGYAVFILADHGNSDVMINPDGSPNTQHSTNLVPFIVMDKDHTWNLTPGKLGDVAPTILKVMGVDIPEEMTGNILAN, encoded by the coding sequence ATGTCAAAAAAAGCAATTCTTGCAATATTAGATGGCTGGGGAATAGGTCTTAACGATAGCGTTTCCGCTCTGGCTCAAGCTAAAACACCTTTTATAGATTCAGCACTTAAAAACTTTCCGAACACAACTTTGGAAGCAAGTGGTTTGGCAGTTGGTCTGCCGGCCGGACAAATGGGGAACTCGGAAGTAGGACATATGAATCTTGGTGCCGGTAGAGTCGTTTACCAAAACCTTGTAAAACTAAATATGGCTGTGGAAAACGGAAGTCTTGGAAAAGAACCTGTCATCCAAGCTGCTTTCGAATATGCTAAAGCCAACAACAAAAAAGTACATTTCATTGGATTGGTTTCCAATGGTGGTGTGCATTCTCATATCAATCACTTGAAAGGTTTGCTGACGGCAGCTCACGAATTTGGATTCAAGGATAATGTTTTCGTTCACGCTTTCACAGACGGACGTGACTGTGACCCGAAGTCCGGAAAAGGTTTCATTGAAGATTTGCTGAATCATATGAAATCCACAACCGGGAAACTGGCTTCTGTCATCGGTCGTTATTATGCGATGGACAGAGACAAGCGTTGGGAGCGTGTGAAGTTGGCTTATGATGTAATGGTAAACGGAGTAGGAAAGGAGTCAAAAGATCTGGTTCAGGCGATTCAGGATTCGTACAATGCAGATGTTACGGATGAGTTTATCCAGCCAATTGTTGCAGTTCAGAATCATTTCCCGATTGCTAAGATTGAAGACCACGATGTTGTGATTTCTTTCAATTTCCGTACAGACAGAGGTCGTGAGATCACAGAAGTGCTTTCTCAGCAAGACTTCCCAGAGTATGGAATGAAAAAGCTTGACTTGTACTATGTGACTTTGACGAATTATGATAAAACATTCCAGAATGTAAGAGTTGTTTTTGATGAGAATGTTCTTCAGAAAACAATGGGCGAAGTATTGGAAGCGGCAGGCAAATCTCAAATCAGAATCGCTGAAACAGAAAAATATCCCCACGTTACTTTCTTTTTCTCTGGCGGTAGAGAAGCAGAATTCGTTCAGGAAAGACGTTTGCTTTGCCCGAGTCCGAAAGATGTTGCGACTTACGATTTGAAACCCGAAATGTCGGCTTACGATATCACCAATGCAATCGTGCCTGAGTTACAAAAAGAATCTGCAGATTTTGTAGTTCTTAATTTTGCAAATACAGATATGGTTGGTCATACAGGTGTTTTTTCTGCAGCAGTAAAAGCGGCGGAAGTTGTTGATTCTTGTATCCAAAAAGTTGCTGAAACGGCTTATGAACACGGTTATGCGGTTTTCATCTTGGCAGATCACGGAAACTCTGATGTAATGATAAATCCGGATGGTTCTCCAAACACGCAACACTCTACTAACTTGGTTCCGTTCATCGTAATGGATAAAGACCATACTTGGAATTTGACACCAGGGAAATTGGGTGATGTGGCGCCAACAATTTTGAAAGTGATGGGCGTAGATATTCCTGAAGAAATGACTGGGAATATTCTGGCGAACTAG
- a CDS encoding helix-turn-helix domain-containing protein, translated as MANLVFGQNILSNDNDYNTKKSEELASLAVSYFKNNDLKKSTELLFKAKEFAEKTDDYALIARMNGSIAHQYVQLNLNDKAKFYLDNAIKQINKLPEGDKKKLLKTLSYLEIGNIDFDEENYQKASEFYKKSLKEIELVKNPDEQSIYHHRRSLYNIGNSYYYLKNDSAEIYLNKALAIKNNYNNEINYFIYNALSQVYAGRKEYQRAIDTLKIVLKHKSDLDTRLLSDVYYNLSQDFKALNDQSQYSLYNEEFIKLNRSIRESEMKAISSAINAEQKDYKDAISDADSSKKNIVIIATVFVLILAFAIIFLLYRRKKERKVFENIIHKLESDKIISTKNKLESPVEVQKDSPVQIPNSVEKDLLDKLQKFEESEKFTNPKLTIAGLALQLKTNTSYLSEVINKYKGKNFNTYINELRIAYICQKIYTNKEYQNYKISYLAEECGFASHSSFATVFRNITGISPSVFIREASKN; from the coding sequence ATGGCTAATCTTGTATTTGGGCAGAATATTTTGTCTAATGATAACGACTACAATACAAAGAAAAGTGAAGAGCTCGCATCTTTGGCAGTTTCGTACTTCAAAAATAATGACCTTAAAAAATCTACAGAACTACTTTTCAAAGCCAAAGAATTTGCAGAAAAAACAGATGATTATGCATTGATTGCCAGAATGAATGGTTCTATTGCGCATCAGTATGTTCAACTAAATCTGAATGATAAAGCCAAATTCTATCTTGATAATGCTATCAAACAAATCAACAAATTACCAGAAGGAGACAAGAAAAAACTACTGAAAACTTTGTCTTATCTGGAAATCGGGAATATTGATTTTGATGAAGAAAATTATCAAAAAGCCAGCGAATTCTATAAAAAATCACTGAAGGAAATTGAGTTAGTCAAAAATCCTGATGAACAATCAATTTATCATCACAGGCGTTCGCTTTATAATATTGGGAATTCCTACTATTACCTTAAAAATGATTCTGCAGAAATCTATCTGAATAAAGCTCTTGCGATTAAGAACAATTATAACAATGAGATAAACTATTTCATTTATAATGCTTTGTCTCAAGTTTATGCGGGTAGGAAAGAATATCAACGAGCAATTGATACTTTGAAGATTGTTCTCAAGCATAAAAGTGATTTGGATACGCGTCTGCTTTCTGATGTTTATTATAATCTTTCCCAAGATTTTAAAGCTTTGAATGACCAATCTCAATATTCTCTTTACAATGAGGAATTCATAAAACTCAACAGAAGCATCAGAGAAAGTGAGATGAAAGCTATTTCGTCCGCTATCAATGCAGAACAGAAAGATTATAAAGATGCCATTTCTGATGCCGATAGTTCTAAGAAAAATATTGTGATTATTGCGACAGTTTTTGTTTTAATATTAGCTTTTGCAATTATCTTTTTACTTTATCGAAGAAAAAAAGAAAGAAAGGTTTTTGAAAATATCATTCATAAATTGGAGTCAGACAAGATCATTTCAACTAAAAATAAATTAGAATCTCCGGTAGAAGTTCAGAAAGATTCACCAGTTCAGATTCCTAATTCTGTCGAAAAAGATTTGCTGGATAAACTTCAGAAATTTGAAGAATCTGAGAAATTTACCAATCCGAAATTGACGATTGCGGGTCTAGCCCTTCAACTCAAAACCAATACAAGTTACCTTTCTGAGGTTATTAATAAGTATAAAGGCAAGAACTTCAATACTTACATCAATGAGTTGAGAATTGCGTACATCTGTCAGAAAATTTATACTAATAAAGAATATCAGAATTATAAAATAAGTTATCTGGCAGAAGAATGTGGCTTTGCTTCGCATAGTTCTTTTGCGACTGTTTTCCGAAATATTACGGGTATTTCGCCTTCTGTTTTCATTCGCGAAGCTTCAAAAAATTAA
- a CDS encoding T9SS type A sorting domain-containing protein, which produces MRKNLLIALALSSVLGFAQSGENCSYGIGSDKISNGENITTGGTYEYSAASDFDVAPGKILTAKQLTFNVLKGSANLNFVNVYILKENQGVPGEVIQTFTNLVPTSQVLDYQSTLENMDAYKITVDFPSPFDLPKGKYFVQLQAAPGDNTPVSWEITDQNTRKLGRFDFTKFDTDPWFGGFSYYDHVFEVIGNCNDTSEQQPTGTPFTAGNFGDSHEAGVRMIWTSLADDFVVPDGQKLTFTKFKISTLQLGNIKNATINIRKSENDLPGEILHTFENVGPTTENFYGYHPVQGFPLDVVAADVEFDWSQPVDLLPGRYFIEIIAAPFPFTDYQSWEVTPNSGSDLDSVVSFDGGETWESNAGYNYVFEISGFLNPYLAVNEVGKNQVSVFPNPVSNELNISSIQNVDKVFIYNAAGQTIKTITEVKNNKIDVSNLSKGIYFVNTVLKNGESKTFKVIKH; this is translated from the coding sequence ATGAGAAAAAACTTACTTATTGCCTTGGCGTTATCCAGCGTTTTAGGATTTGCACAATCAGGTGAAAATTGCAGTTATGGAATTGGTTCGGACAAAATTTCAAACGGCGAAAATATTACGACAGGAGGTACTTATGAATATAGTGCAGCTTCTGATTTCGATGTTGCTCCAGGAAAAATTCTTACGGCAAAGCAATTAACGTTCAATGTTTTGAAAGGTTCTGCCAATCTAAACTTTGTGAATGTCTATATTCTTAAAGAAAACCAAGGCGTTCCTGGAGAAGTAATTCAGACTTTCACGAATTTGGTTCCGACTTCTCAGGTTTTGGATTATCAATCGACTTTAGAAAATATGGATGCTTACAAAATTACTGTAGATTTTCCATCGCCATTCGATTTGCCGAAAGGTAAATACTTTGTTCAATTACAAGCGGCTCCCGGCGACAATACGCCGGTAAGCTGGGAAATTACCGATCAAAATACGAGAAAATTAGGCAGATTCGATTTTACAAAATTTGATACAGATCCTTGGTTTGGTGGATTTTCTTACTACGATCACGTTTTTGAAGTTATAGGAAATTGTAATGACACAAGCGAACAGCAACCGACTGGAACGCCTTTCACAGCAGGTAATTTCGGAGATTCCCACGAAGCTGGTGTTCGTATGATCTGGACATCGTTGGCGGATGACTTTGTAGTTCCGGATGGGCAGAAACTGACATTTACAAAATTCAAAATTTCTACTTTGCAACTGGGTAATATCAAAAATGCGACAATCAATATCCGTAAGTCTGAGAATGATTTACCAGGTGAGATTCTTCACACTTTTGAGAATGTTGGTCCAACGACGGAGAATTTCTACGGTTATCACCCTGTACAAGGTTTCCCTTTGGATGTTGTGGCAGCAGATGTTGAGTTTGATTGGAGTCAGCCTGTTGACTTATTGCCGGGAAGGTATTTTATCGAGATTATTGCAGCGCCGTTTCCGTTCACAGACTATCAAAGTTGGGAAGTTACACCTAATTCTGGAAGTGACTTGGATTCTGTCGTATCATTTGACGGTGGAGAAACTTGGGAATCTAATGCCGGATACAATTATGTCTTCGAGATTTCAGGTTTCTTAAATCCATATTTGGCTGTTAATGAAGTTGGTAAAAATCAAGTATCTGTTTTTCCAAATCCAGTTTCCAATGAGTTGAATATCAGTTCAATTCAGAATGTTGACAAAGTATTCATCTACAATGCTGCAGGACAGACTATTAAAACTATTACTGAAGTTAAAAATAATAAGATAGACGTGTCGAATTTGTCAAAAGGAATTTATTTCGTCAATACAGTGTTGAAGAATGGAGAATCCAAAACTTTCAAAGTCATAAAACATTAA
- a CDS encoding BT0820 family HAD-type phosphatase codes for MKSNKKLAIDFDGTIVDDAYPGIGKAKTFAFETLKKLQGEGYRLILWTYRHGKSLEDAVEFCRKNGLEFYAVNSSFEGEVFDSETQSRKIDADLFIDDRNLGGFPGWGEIYQIINERIEFQVAGGEVHAYSKMKKEKKRGLFW; via the coding sequence ATAAAAAGTAATAAAAAACTAGCAATCGATTTCGATGGAACTATTGTGGATGATGCTTATCCGGGAATTGGGAAAGCCAAAACATTTGCATTCGAAACTTTGAAAAAACTTCAGGGAGAAGGTTACAGATTGATTCTTTGGACTTACCGACACGGTAAATCTTTGGAAGATGCGGTAGAATTCTGCAGAAAAAACGGATTAGAATTTTACGCTGTTAATTCCAGTTTTGAAGGTGAAGTTTTCGATTCGGAAACGCAATCAAGAAAGATTGACGCAGACCTTTTCATCGATGACAGAAATCTTGGCGGATTCCCGGGTTGGGGCGAAATCTACCAAATCATCAACGAAAGAATAGAGTTCCAAGTGGCGGGCGGTGAAGTTCACGCTTACTCCAAAATGAAAAAAGAAAAGAAAAGAGGACTTTTTTGGTAA
- the map gene encoding type I methionyl aminopeptidase — protein sequence MIQLKNIDELRLMKQSARLVSQTLGMLAKEIKPGVTTLHLDKLAYDFIKDHGAEPAFLGYGGFPASLCISPNEQVVHGIPNSEPIKEGTILSVDCGVFWNGFVGDHAYTFEVGEVSDEVKKLLRVTKESLYKGIEQCVRGKRVGDISNAIQKHCEKEGYGVVRELVGHGVGRQMHEDPQVPNYGKPGSGKVLKDGICLAIEPMINLGTEKVKFHNDGWTVTTLDNQPSAHFEHDVCVYNGKPVLLSTYDYIYEALGIKSDEEKAFQVDF from the coding sequence ATGATTCAACTCAAAAATATAGATGAGCTTCGATTGATGAAGCAAAGTGCAAGATTGGTATCCCAGACTTTGGGGATGTTGGCAAAAGAAATTAAGCCAGGCGTTACAACACTTCATCTTGATAAATTAGCTTATGATTTTATCAAAGACCACGGTGCAGAACCTGCATTCTTAGGCTATGGCGGATTTCCTGCATCACTTTGTATTTCACCAAATGAGCAAGTCGTTCACGGAATTCCAAATTCTGAACCTATAAAGGAAGGAACTATTCTTTCTGTAGATTGTGGTGTTTTCTGGAACGGATTTGTTGGTGACCATGCTTACACCTTTGAAGTTGGAGAAGTTTCCGATGAGGTTAAAAAACTATTGAGAGTTACCAAAGAATCTTTGTACAAAGGGATCGAGCAATGTGTGAGAGGAAAGAGAGTGGGAGATATTTCCAATGCTATCCAAAAACATTGTGAAAAAGAAGGTTATGGTGTAGTGAGAGAATTGGTTGGTCACGGTGTTGGAAGACAAATGCACGAAGACCCGCAAGTTCCGAATTATGGAAAACCAGGAAGCGGAAAAGTCCTAAAAGACGGAATTTGCCTTGCAATCGAACCGATGATTAACCTTGGAACAGAAAAAGTGAAGTTCCATAATGATGGTTGGACTGTTACAACTTTGGACAATCAGCCTTCCGCGCATTTTGAACACGATGTTTGTGTTTACAATGGAAAACCTGTTTTGCTTTCTACTTACGATTATATTTACGAAGCTTTAGGAATTAAATCTGACGAAGAAAAAGCTTTCCAAGTTGATTTTTAA
- a CDS encoding class I SAM-dependent methyltransferase translates to MKKLAKFLLNKIPRPMLINLSIFLRPIIVLFFKGNNFTDPIDGRSYRKFLPYGYGKQRANALSPGTLSLERHRQMWLYLQNETIFFTEKLKVLHIAPEQEFLRKFKKMKNLDYTSADLFSPIVDVKADILDLPFEDNSFDVIICNHVLEHIVDDKKAMSELYRVMKPKGWGIVQVPMKNSLEKTYEDFTITDPKERQKHFGQYDHVRWYGMDYFDRLKSVGFETEINFYSQKFSEADIKRFGLNKNEILPVVRK, encoded by the coding sequence ATGAAAAAATTAGCCAAATTTCTCCTCAATAAAATCCCGAGACCAATGCTTATTAATCTAAGCATTTTTTTGCGTCCGATAATTGTTTTGTTTTTCAAGGGGAACAATTTTACAGACCCGATTGATGGAAGGTCTTATCGCAAATTCTTGCCTTACGGTTACGGAAAACAACGAGCAAATGCATTGTCTCCAGGAACGTTGTCTTTGGAAAGACACCGCCAAATGTGGCTTTATCTTCAAAATGAAACTATTTTCTTTACTGAAAAATTAAAAGTTCTTCATATTGCTCCGGAGCAGGAATTCCTCAGAAAATTCAAAAAAATGAAGAATCTGGATTATACTTCTGCCGATTTGTTTTCTCCGATTGTGGATGTAAAAGCTGATATTTTGGATTTACCTTTTGAGGATAATAGTTTTGATGTGATTATCTGCAATCACGTTTTGGAGCATATTGTTGATGATAAAAAAGCAATGTCCGAACTTTATCGTGTGATGAAACCGAAAGGTTGGGGAATTGTACAAGTTCCGATGAAAAATTCTCTGGAAAAAACTTACGAAGATTTCACCATCACAGATCCGAAAGAACGCCAAAAACACTTTGGTCAGTATGATCACGTTCGCTGGTACGGAATGGATTATTTTGACCGTCTGAAAAGTGTTGGTTTTGAAACCGAAATCAATTTCTATTCTCAAAAATTCTCAGAAGCTGATATCAAAAGATTTGGTCTTAATAAGAACGAGATTCTTCCTGTTGTGAGGAAATAA
- a CDS encoding tetratricopeptide repeat protein produces MKSIKLIFFCTLVYISSNAQSDNTYQSLVAQASLFHLQKNPEKAVQLYEKAFEIQQPDALTAYKVAGIYSLNQDSEKAFQYLKTSLFSGWTEADWLLFDPYFDNLKTNNSEKWREIETLAISQEKQYEKTLKLPALRKEINLMCLNDQKLRYKKSQNTDENLAKTIDQQINEADSFNLIQSKKIIKQYGWPKMSEIGKDGQNNLWLIVQHADQDVLFQNEALSEMEKLIGTKELNMENYVFLYDRVQCNLNYKQLYGTQVIWSGNGEASGFRPMIREDLANERREKLGLEPLEIYSLIYGFSYQPIDSKESAKRESIYNSQVKELLKNAKKAYNVKEFQKAYDDYNTASTFLGGMSNNDNIEASILFSKIAKIDKDEKYKSIALDFLDLLYLRGKLTITQLLKQSEFKILHQEQRWIDLLGKLK; encoded by the coding sequence ATGAAATCAATTAAACTTATTTTTTTCTGCACTTTAGTTTACATTTCTTCGAATGCGCAGTCCGATAATACTTATCAAAGTTTAGTTGCCCAGGCAAGTTTATTTCATCTTCAAAAAAATCCGGAAAAAGCAGTTCAACTCTACGAAAAGGCTTTCGAAATACAACAACCTGATGCACTTACAGCTTATAAAGTGGCTGGAATATATTCTTTAAATCAAGATTCGGAAAAAGCTTTCCAATATTTGAAAACATCTTTATTTTCCGGCTGGACTGAAGCTGATTGGTTGTTATTCGACCCTTATTTTGATAATCTAAAAACTAATAATTCTGAAAAATGGAGAGAAATTGAAACGCTTGCAATTTCTCAGGAAAAACAATATGAAAAGACTTTGAAACTTCCCGCTTTGAGAAAAGAAATCAATCTAATGTGCCTGAATGACCAAAAACTTAGATATAAAAAATCACAAAATACAGATGAGAATTTAGCCAAAACAATTGACCAGCAAATTAATGAAGCGGATTCATTCAATCTAATTCAATCTAAAAAAATCATTAAGCAATATGGCTGGCCAAAAATGTCGGAGATTGGAAAAGACGGACAAAATAATCTTTGGTTGATTGTTCAGCACGCTGACCAAGATGTTCTATTTCAAAACGAAGCTTTGTCGGAAATGGAAAAGTTAATCGGAACAAAAGAGCTGAATATGGAAAATTACGTATTTTTATATGACAGAGTTCAATGTAATTTGAATTATAAGCAATTGTACGGGACGCAGGTAATTTGGTCAGGAAATGGAGAAGCATCTGGCTTTAGACCTATGATACGAGAGGATTTAGCAAATGAAAGAAGAGAAAAATTGGGACTTGAACCATTGGAAATCTATTCTTTGATTTATGGATTTTCTTATCAACCTATTGATTCAAAAGAGTCTGCAAAAAGAGAATCAATTTACAATTCACAAGTTAAAGAATTGTTGAAAAATGCCAAGAAAGCATATAATGTAAAGGAATTTCAAAAGGCTTATGATGATTACAACACAGCTTCCACTTTTCTCGGTGGAATGAGTAATAATGACAACATCGAAGCTTCAATTTTGTTTTCCAAAATCGCGAAAATTGACAAAGATGAAAAATATAAAAGCATTGCTTTGGACTTTTTGGATTTGTTATATCTACGAGGAAAATTAACCATAACTCAGCTTCTAAAACAGTCTGAATTTAAGATATTACATCAGGAACAAAGGTGGATTGATTTGTTGGGAAAATTAAAATAA
- a CDS encoding efflux RND transporter periplasmic adaptor subunit, with protein sequence MRNIAISFFVVLGLLTSCSKSENKDDKKELPPQPYEYIVAKSGPAENLTQYPARLEGIENVEIRPKIDGFVEKIYIDEGSQVSKGQLLFLIRNPQYEQSVLAAQATVNSARAAVATAQMQVTKTKPLVDKKIISAYELQSAELALKSAKASLAETQAQLTNAQVNQGYTKLYSPVSGVVGTLPYKAGSYISTATAQPLTTVSNVSKIFAYFSINEKQQLEFFKHAEGATIKEKLKNSPLVELVLSDGSKYEEKGKVESISGLVDPNTGSFSMRATFPNPKGLIRSGYSATVQMPNNLENVIIIPQAATYEMQGKVLVYLIGADNKVKSTEIKVESLPDGLTYAVTSGLKAGDKVVVEGIGLLKDDAQVVPKETTLQNVIDRK encoded by the coding sequence ATGAGGAATATCGCGATTAGCTTTTTTGTTGTTTTAGGTCTTTTAACATCTTGTTCAAAGTCAGAAAATAAAGATGACAAAAAAGAATTGCCACCACAACCATATGAGTATATCGTTGCGAAAAGTGGACCAGCTGAAAATCTGACACAATATCCTGCCCGATTAGAAGGCATCGAAAATGTAGAAATTAGACCTAAAATTGATGGTTTCGTAGAAAAAATCTACATCGATGAAGGTAGTCAGGTCAGCAAAGGACAATTACTCTTCCTCATCAGAAATCCTCAATACGAACAATCTGTTTTGGCAGCTCAGGCTACGGTAAACAGCGCACGAGCAGCAGTTGCAACCGCACAAATGCAAGTCACAAAAACCAAACCTTTGGTTGACAAAAAAATCATCTCGGCTTACGAATTACAATCCGCTGAATTGGCGCTAAAATCTGCGAAAGCATCTTTGGCTGAAACGCAGGCTCAATTAACAAATGCCCAAGTCAATCAAGGCTACACCAAACTTTACAGTCCGGTAAGTGGTGTTGTAGGAACTTTACCTTACAAAGCAGGAAGTTACATCAGCACAGCTACAGCGCAGCCATTAACAACAGTTTCCAATGTTTCAAAGATATTCGCTTATTTTTCCATTAATGAAAAACAACAGCTGGAATTCTTCAAACACGCAGAAGGTGCAACAATTAAAGAAAAATTAAAAAACTCGCCTTTGGTAGAATTGGTTTTATCAGACGGAAGCAAATATGAGGAAAAAGGAAAAGTTGAATCCATCAGTGGATTGGTTGACCCAAACACAGGCTCATTTTCTATGAGAGCCACTTTCCCAAATCCGAAAGGCCTTATCAGAAGTGGTTACAGCGCAACAGTTCAGATGCCGAATAATCTCGAAAATGTAATTATCATTCCACAAGCTGCAACGTACGAGATGCAGGGAAAAGTTTTAGTTTACCTGATTGGAGCTGATAACAAAGTGAAATCTACAGAAATTAAAGTCGAAAGTCTTCCAGACGGATTAACTTATGCTGTAACATCAGGATTAAAAGCTGGCGACAAAGTTGTGGTAGAAGGCATCGGACTTCTAAAAGATGATGCGCAGGTGGTTCCAAAAGAAACGACTTTGCAAAACGTAATCGATAGAAAATAG